In one window of Rhodopseudomonas palustris HaA2 DNA:
- a CDS encoding DegQ family serine endoprotease produces the protein MSAVRIFTAVLLSLAASAPATAQERRLPASQAEIKLSYAPIVQHAQPAVVNVYAAKVVQNRNPLLEDPIFRRFFGGGPQPEQIQRSLGSGVMVDPSGLVVTNNHVIDGADQVKVALADKREFEAEIVLKDSRTDLAVLRLKDTREKFATLELANSDELLVGDLVLALGNPFGVGQTVTHGIVSALARTQVGITDYQFFIQTDAAINPGNSGGALVDMTGKLVGINTAIFSRSGGSQGIGFAIPTNMVRVVIASAKSGGKAVKRPWLGARLQAVTPEIAETLGLKRPSGALVASVTKGSPSDKAGLRLSDLIVGVDGFAIDDPNAFDYRFATRPLGGTAQIDVQRGGKPLKLSITLETAPDTGRDEIVLTARSPFQGARIANISPAIADDLRLDPSVEGVVVTDLADGATAASVGFQKGDIIVAVNNKRIGKTSDLERITNESFRLWRITVVRGGQQINVTLGG, from the coding sequence ATGTCCGCTGTCCGCATCTTCACGGCCGTCCTGCTCTCGCTCGCGGCGTCGGCCCCGGCGACCGCGCAGGAGCGGCGGCTGCCGGCGTCGCAGGCCGAGATCAAGCTCAGCTACGCGCCGATCGTGCAGCACGCGCAGCCGGCGGTGGTGAACGTCTACGCCGCCAAGGTGGTGCAGAACCGCAATCCGCTCTTGGAAGACCCGATCTTCCGCCGCTTCTTCGGCGGCGGCCCGCAGCCCGAGCAGATCCAGCGCTCGCTCGGAAGCGGCGTGATGGTCGATCCGTCGGGCCTCGTCGTCACCAACAATCACGTCATCGACGGCGCCGATCAGGTCAAGGTCGCGCTCGCCGACAAGCGCGAGTTCGAGGCCGAGATCGTGCTGAAGGACAGCCGCACCGATCTCGCGGTGCTGCGCCTCAAGGATACCAGGGAGAAATTCGCCACCCTCGAACTGGCCAATTCGGACGAGCTGCTGGTCGGCGATCTGGTGCTGGCGTTGGGCAATCCGTTCGGCGTCGGCCAGACCGTGACGCACGGCATCGTCTCGGCGCTGGCGCGCACCCAGGTCGGCATCACCGACTATCAGTTCTTCATCCAGACCGACGCGGCGATCAATCCCGGCAATTCCGGCGGCGCGCTGGTCGACATGACCGGCAAGCTGGTCGGCATCAACACCGCGATCTTTTCGCGCTCCGGCGGCTCGCAGGGCATCGGCTTCGCGATCCCGACCAACATGGTGCGGGTGGTGATCGCCTCGGCCAAGAGCGGCGGCAAGGCGGTGAAGCGGCCGTGGCTCGGCGCGCGGCTGCAGGCGGTGACGCCGGAGATCGCCGAGACGCTCGGTCTGAAGCGGCCCAGCGGCGCGCTGGTGGCGAGCGTCACCAAGGGCAGCCCGTCCGACAAGGCGGGGCTGAGACTGTCCGATCTGATCGTCGGGGTCGACGGCTTTGCGATCGATGATCCCAACGCGTTCGACTATCGCTTCGCCACCCGCCCGCTCGGCGGCACCGCGCAGATCGACGTGCAGCGCGGCGGCAAGCCGCTCAAGCTCAGCATCACGCTGGAGACCGCGCCGGACACCGGCCGCGACGAGATCGTGCTGACCGCGCGCTCGCCGTTCCAGGGTGCCAGGATCGCCAACATCTCGCCGGCGATCGCCGACGACCTGCGGCTCGACCCCAGCGTCGAGGGCGTGGTCGTGACCGATCTCGCCGACGGCGCCACCGCGGCGAGCGTCGGTTTCCAGAAGGGCGACATCATCGTCGCGGTCAACAACAAGCGCATCGGCAAGACCAGCGACCTCGAACGCATCACCAACGAGTCGTTCCGCCTGTGGCGCATCACCGTCGTTCGCGGCGGCCAGCAGATCAACGTCACGCTCGGCGGATGA